In Topomyia yanbarensis strain Yona2022 chromosome 2, ASM3024719v1, whole genome shotgun sequence, one DNA window encodes the following:
- the LOC131685873 gene encoding nucleosome assembly protein 1-like 4: MTGTEKNAVKAVESASDGEDQMPDFLDDPAYMSSASRRMMMKEVIKALPDKVQHRINALKHLQQKYLKLEAKFFEEVYALECKYQELYQPLVDRRKAVITGESELEDGEAEWVDESDDEDNEVDCEVTERFKKMALNYKNQHSKILKEGHGIPAFWLTVFKNTQTMADMIQPHDEPVLAHLTNVNIVYKTDPMSYVLEFHFSTNPFFKDTVLTKQYFMRCQVDQEEPFSFEGPEIYKCTGCTIQWNPSKNVTVKTIKKQQKHKQRGVIRTLTKTLPNDSFFNFFNPPQVQDDEKNVDDETQMLLASDFEIGHFLRARIIPKAILYYTGEVMDEDDDGEEEEEEEEEEDEEEMEEEEGEEEEEEEERPPAAKARKERGGRGGGGGGGKKKEGQTQAECQQQ, translated from the exons ATGACAGGAACCGAGAAAAATGCAGTGAAAGCCGTCGAATCGGCATCCGATGGGGAAGATCAGATGCCAGACTTCCTGGACGATCCGGCCTATATGAGTTCGGCGTCGCGTCGGATGATGATGAAGGAGGTGATTAAGGCACTACCTGATAAGGTCCAGCACCGAATCAACGCCCTAAAGCATCTGCAGCAAAAGTATCTGAAGCTGGAAGCGAAATTCTTCGAGGAGGTGTACGCTCTGGAATGTAAATATCAGGAGCTGTACCAACCGTTGGTTGATCGTAGGAAAGCGGTTATCACGGGAGAATCGGAGCTGGAAGACGGTGAAGCGGAGTGGGTGGATGAGAGCGACGATGAGGACAATGAGGTCGACTGCGAAGTAACGGAGCGCTTCAAGAAGATGGCATTGAACTATAAGAATCAGCACTCGAAAATCCTCAAGGAAGGGCACGGTATTCCGGCCTTTTGGTTGACCGTGTTCAAGAACACCCAGACAATGGCCGATATGATTCAACCCCACGACGAGCCGGTGCTGGCGCATTTAACAAACGTTAACATCGTGTACAAGACTGACCCGATGAGCTACGTGCTGGAATTTCACTTCTCGACCAATCCTTTCTTCAAAGACACGGTGCTGACTAAGCAGTATTTCATGCGGTGCCAGGTCGATCAGGAGGAACCGTTCAGCTTCGAGG GTCCCGAGATTTACAAGTGCACCGGCTGCACGATCCAGTGGAACCCGAGCAAGAACGTGACGGTGAAGACTATCAAGAAGCAGCAGAAGCACAAGCAGCGCGGAGTCATACGTACACTGACCAAGACGCTTCCGAACGATTCGTTCTTCAACTTCTTCAATCCGCCGCAGGTGCAGGATGACGAAAAGAACGTGGATGACGAAACGCAGATGCTGCTGGCATCTGACTTTGAGATTGGCCACTTCCTACGGGCCCGTATCATCCCGAAGGCCATCCTGTACTACACCGGCGAGGTGATGGACGAAGATGATGACGGTGAAGAGGAAGAGGAAGAAGAAGAGGAGGAAGACGAGGAGGAAATGGAAGAGGAAGAAGGTGAAGAGGAGGAGGAGGAAGAAGAGCGACCCCCGGCGGCTAAGGCCCGGAAAGAGCGAGGTGGTCGTGGgggtggcggcggcggcggaAAGAAAAAGGAAGGACAAACGCAAGCGGAATGCCAACAGCAGTAG